GTTGTGTAAAAGATTCATACCGGACTCTTAGGGCCTGGCTCTCGGGGTCGATATTATCGATGCAATCCAGCGAGCGGCAATCGTCAGCAAAATCGATCTCAAAGCTTTCATGGTTTACAAGAGACAGAGCATGCAGTTTGGGCTGCCCTTGATAACGCTCACTGATTACCAGGTAATTGCCCAGCGGTTCTACGCCTTCGAGCATGCGGTCCGCACTGTGTGGCACAAGGAGACGCCAGTGAGATTCATTAAGTTCCTTTTTTTCTGCGCCGTAGAGTGAGAAGTTGATGCCTTCACGGTTGCTGCGTATCAAAAAAAGATCGCGATGGTGATCAACCGAGTATTCGTGTTCGTTTCGACGAGGACAGACGCAGATAAGCTGGTCAGGGTCGAGTGTGTCAATGTTTCCGATCCAGGACTCTGATGAGGTTTTACTCCCGCTTTCGATGATCAGGTGACGATCAGATTTGCTGCGATAAGCATGCAGAAAAAAACGTTCATCATATTCGGTAAAAATGAGCTGATTGTTGCTTTGGTGGTCTTTCAGTCGGTGGCTGAACAATTGCCAGGGGCGTTGCTTGTTATCGAGTGTGCAGTAATGAAAACCCTCGCTGTCCATACTCCAGACAATGTTGCCGCTGCAGTTTTCTAATGCGGGGCCGATCGGGGTGGCACTTTCAATCTCAACAACATGAATATTGAACACTTCGTCGCCGCTCGTATCGATTGCATAAGCCAGCAACTGCTGACTTGGACTGACTTCGAACCCCGCAAGTTCAAAGAACTCGTGTTGTTCGGCCAAAAGATTTTCATCGAGTAGCAGTTGCTCTGTTCCCTGTTCAATGTGGCGGCGCCAATGCTGGGGGTAATCGGCACCTTTTATGCTCTTGGTATAGTACTCATAGTCTTGCCAACGGTAGGGTACAGAGAGGTCGGTTTCCTGGATTCGGCTGAGCATCTCGTGGTAAAGCTGCGCCTGCAGCTGTTCGGTATCCTGCATAGCTTGCTGACAGTAGTTGTTCTCGGCCTCAAGGTGTTGGATAACCCGCGGATTGTCTTTATCTTGTAGCCATTGATAAGGCATGTGCTTCTCGCCATGGAGGCTTTTGTTATGGGGTTGGCGAAAAGCGATAGGTGGTGGATTTGGCATGGGCTGTGATGACTTGCTTCAATAATTTCAATACTATACGGCCGCGATAGCAGCGAACGATAACGTCAGCGAACAAGAGCGGAGCGAAATGGGAACACAATATTACCTATGGGCCTGGGGTGTCTACTGGTTGTCGGCCTTGGGCTGTTTGTTGGTTTGGTACCGGATAACACGCCCGTTGGCGAATCGTACCTTCAAAATTCTGTTGCGGGCCGGAGCCTGGATAGTACTCTGTACCCCCTGGCCCCAAAGTGGTGATTCTGGGCCACTATCTCCAGCTTTTCTCACCATGTTGTTTGATGGTCTCTCTCTGGGGCCCGATGCGATGCTACGAACAGCGCCAGTATTGCTTGGCCTGCTGAGTTTGTTACTGGTTTTGCTCTTGCTTGACCTAATGTTCAATCGTACAGCGCAGAAATCTTCTCCTTCAGAGAAGTCCGCTAACCAGTAACCGCTGTTTACGCTTTGCTAGAGAATCATGTTATAACCTGTTGTTTGGATGGAAAAATACCCTTGCAGTGCTATAAATAGGGGAGCCTTCATTATTCCCTTGAAGGCAGGGGCAATGTTCGTAGCTTTCAAGTGTCGGTGCTAACGAGGTAGTAATGGATAATCATTTCTTTGTTCTGGCTGTTGTTATGTTGATCGCGGGTGCGTTCGGCGGCGTTGTCAATTATTACCTGTTGGGCCGTCAGGAAGATAAGCCCAATGCTTGGGTTAGACCGGTTGTGTTAGGTATTGGCGCCTCCTTCCTGGTACCGGTAGTGCTTGACGTGCTTGCCATTAAGCTTGTCCTTGAAAGCGCCGAAGACCCTTCCAAATTACTGATTTTCACCAGCATCTGCTTGATCGCGGCTATCTTGTCACGATACCTGACCGGTTCTATGGGCGATAAGGTGGCCGAAGAAGCCCAGCGTGCTACAGACAAGACGGAAGCGTTGATGGTTGAGCTGCGCAACCTGCAAGATGAGATAGCCCCTCTGATTGAAACCGAGACAGAAGCTGACTCGATAGCCTCCGTAGACGATAATACCGGGGTTGCCGAGCTGGACGTAACCAGTAGTAAGGTGCTGAAAACCCTGGCCAGCGGCCGCTTTATTTTTCGATCGCTGTCCGGCTTATGCCGTGATAGTAGTACCGATGAGGCAACGCTTCGCCAAACCCTGTCAGTACTGACCAACAAAGGCCTGGCGGGCCGAAGCCGAGGCCCCAAGGGAGAGCGCTGGTACGTCACCGAGCGGGGCCGGCGAGTCTTGGAAAGTCAGTAATCTCTTCGTGTTATTCTGCTTCTGAAGGGGGTATCCATTGATGGCTTTGGTTTCCGTCAGTCTCAGGCGACTTTTTGTGTTTTGGTGTCTTCTCGCGAGTACTTTCAGCCTGGCCGAATCAGGGACTGATGTCCGTATGCTGATCGATATATCCGGCAGCATGAAGGCCAATGACCCCAATAACCTCCGTGTACCTGCAGTAGAGTTGATGGCAGATTTATTGCCCGATGGCAGTAAGGCGGGGGTCTGGACTTTTGGTCAGGAAGTAAACATGTTGGTGCCTTACGGTGCTGTTAATGAACAGTGGCGGGAGGTGGCTCGAAAGGAGCTTAAAAAGATCAATTCGGTTGCCCTGCACACCAATATTGGTGCGGCGCTGGATAAAGCCAGTTTTGACCGCAGTGAATCGCCAACGTCGGGACCTCGGCATATGGTGATACTGACCGACGGTATGGTTGATGTGTCTAAAGATCCTGAGGTTGATAAAGCCGCCAGAGATCAAATTCTAAGTGAGCAATTGCCTGAACTGGTTAAGAGTGACTTTCGATTGCACACCATTGCCTTGTCCGATAACTCCGATAAGGAGTTGATGGAAACACTGGCCATTGATAGCGGTGGTTTTTCTTCCCAGGCTGATGACGCAAAAGCGCTCACCAAGCTGTTCCTCAAGGCACTTGAGCAGGCATCCCCTGTTGATGAAGTCCCATTAAAGGGTAATCGTTTCCTGATTGACTCATCGATTGATGAATTTACCCTGTTGGCTTTTAAGAAAGATTCGAATCAACCGGTTCGCCTGCAATCTCCTTCTGAAGCCATTATTGATCGGGACAACCCAGGTGAAGGGGTGCGTTGGCATGCCACAACTTCCTATGATTTGATTACCATTCCACAGCCTTTCGAAGGTGAGTGGGTGTTACAATCTGAGGAATCCCCTGAAAACCGTGTCACCGTTGTTAGTGATCTCAAGATGTCTGTATCGAGATTGCCAGCAAATGCCTATCTGGGTGAGCGGCTATCTCTGCAGGTGCGTTTCACCGATGCGGAGCAGCCCATAACCAAACCGGAATTTCTCGATCTGATTGACGCGACAGTGGAAGTACGTGACTCGGAAGGAGAGCAGGTAGCCCGGGTTGAGCAATCTGGCAGGGAATTGAGTGAAGGCCGCTTTGATTATGTCTTGCCGGCATTCCCAGACCAGGGAAGCTATGAAGTGGCGGTGCTGGCTGACGGGCGAACCTTTAAACGGGAGATGCGTCAGCAGGTTTCTGTACGTAAACCCTTTCAATTTAGCGCCGAATTGATCACCGGAACTGGGCCGGACCGCTTTGAAGTGGAAGTAATCCC
Above is a genomic segment from Aestuariirhabdus haliotis containing:
- a CDS encoding S9 family peptidase, with the translated sequence MPNPPPIAFRQPHNKSLHGEKHMPYQWLQDKDNPRVIQHLEAENNYCQQAMQDTEQLQAQLYHEMLSRIQETDLSVPYRWQDYEYYTKSIKGADYPQHWRRHIEQGTEQLLLDENLLAEQHEFFELAGFEVSPSQQLLAYAIDTSGDEVFNIHVVEIESATPIGPALENCSGNIVWSMDSEGFHYCTLDNKQRPWQLFSHRLKDHQSNNQLIFTEYDERFFLHAYRSKSDRHLIIESGSKTSSESWIGNIDTLDPDQLICVCPRRNEHEYSVDHHRDLFLIRSNREGINFSLYGAEKKELNESHWRLLVPHSADRMLEGVEPLGNYLVISERYQGQPKLHALSLVNHESFEIDFADDCRSLDCIDNIDPESQALRVRYESFTQPPSLWDINLASGQRTLLKQTPVLGEYNPEDYSSQRLLFRGRDGTQIPISLVGKNESFSAPAPLYLYAYGAYGDPLDPWFSHARLNLLERGFVFAIAHVRGGGCLGEDWYHQGRRLEKKHSFEDFIDCAQHLIAQGITQPRQLVISGGSAGGLLVGAVLNMVPQLFQCAIADVPFVDILATMNDPDLPLTLTEYDEWGDPNDAQTYNYIASYDPILNVTNQDYPHLLVTAGMEDSRVPYWEAAKWVATLRDRKTDNNLVLLRTQMGAGHGGVSGRYEAYREIAFEQAYILKSLKISR
- a CDS encoding YEATS-associated helix-containing protein codes for the protein MDNHFFVLAVVMLIAGAFGGVVNYYLLGRQEDKPNAWVRPVVLGIGASFLVPVVLDVLAIKLVLESAEDPSKLLIFTSICLIAAILSRYLTGSMGDKVAEEAQRATDKTEALMVELRNLQDEIAPLIETETEADSIASVDDNTGVAELDVTSSKVLKTLASGRFIFRSLSGLCRDSSTDEATLRQTLSVLTNKGLAGRSRGPKGERWYVTERGRRVLESQ
- a CDS encoding VWA domain-containing protein, producing MLIDISGSMKANDPNNLRVPAVELMADLLPDGSKAGVWTFGQEVNMLVPYGAVNEQWREVARKELKKINSVALHTNIGAALDKASFDRSESPTSGPRHMVILTDGMVDVSKDPEVDKAARDQILSEQLPELVKSDFRLHTIALSDNSDKELMETLAIDSGGFSSQADDAKALTKLFLKALEQASPVDEVPLKGNRFLIDSSIDEFTLLAFKKDSNQPVRLQSPSEAIIDRDNPGEGVRWHATTSYDLITIPQPFEGEWVLQSEESPENRVTVVSDLKMSVSRLPANAYLGERLSLQVRFTDAEQPITKPEFLDLIDATVEVRDSEGEQVARVEQSGRELSEGRFDYVLPAFPDQGSYEVAVLADGRTFKREMRQQVSVRKPFQFSAELITGTGPDRFEVEVIPRSQTIDRGATQVFARIRKPDGTKQLRGVDLSEDGRKWRFPIEALTRGEYQVSLKVSVVTRDNKAFEVRADPLVLNYPEGGKVQADVSINEPAQSEQVVPPQHNEQLLSQSVEASDQVAPDADKEPLTEQEAKVEPDEPAVTESPEAAEKEPAKEAVEAPEAENPAEAKAEGEAPEEESKLWLYLGLALGNLLLLGGLIFVYMKFIREPKPAAPVEEVEEDGDDAR